The Salvelinus alpinus chromosome 21, SLU_Salpinus.1, whole genome shotgun sequence genome has a segment encoding these proteins:
- the LOC139547964 gene encoding arsenite methyltransferase-like isoform X2, whose amino-acid sequence MSTKQVHDNVKQYYGSRLESTCDLQTNAACSLACRPMPKSAIEALNLVHPEVTKRFFGCGLPVPEKLQGCRILDLGSGSGRDCYALSKLVGETGHVTGIDMTEELILVSRKYIPYHQEKFGFEKPNTTFLQGYMEKLTAAGVENDSMDIIVSNCVICLCPDKKTVLREAYKVLKEGGELYYSDMYASNVVPDHLKEDSVLWGEGMGGSLYWRDFISLVQEVGFSTPHLISASHIEVHNCELKKKAGDISYASGTYRLFKLPKKLEMSSAIVTYKGTVPDYPCQLEFDSSHCFKKDVALQVDGEMAAILQCSRFSSDFCIQKYGHLNPFLLADKLGSSVKQCSKTGKAAGGCGET is encoded by the exons ATGTCAACAAAACAAGTGCATGACAATGTCAAG CAATATTATGGTTCTCgcctggagtccacctgtgatctGCAGACCAATGCTGCCTGCTCTCTAGCCTGCAGGCCAATGCCCAAGAGTGCTATAGAGGCCCTCAATCTCGTTCACCCTGAAGTAACCAAACG GTTCTTTGGCTGTGGTCTTCCTGTTCCAGAGAAACTTCAGGGCTGCAGAATCTTGGACCTGGGCAGCGGTTCCGGCAGAGACTGCTATGCCCTCAGTAAACTGGTTGGCGAGACTGGCCATGTCACAGGCATTGATATGACTGAGGAACTG ATTCTAGTCTCCCGTAAATACATCCCATACCACCAGGAGAAGTTTGGCTTTGAGAAACCCAACACCACCTTCCTCCAGGGGTATATGGAGAAGCTAACTGCAGCTGGCGTTGAGAATGACTCTATGGATATCATAGT GTCAAACTGTGTCATCTGTTTATGCCCTGATAAGAAAACGGTGCTACGTGAAGCCTATAAGGTCCTCAAG GAGGGTGGTGAATTATACTACAGTGACATGTATGCCAGCAATGTTGTTCCTGACCACTTAAAAGAAGATTCAGTTCTGTGGG GTGAGGGAATGGGCGGTTCCCTCTATTGGCGCGACTTTATCTCATTGGTCCAGGAGGTGGGCTTCAGCACGCCTCACCTCATCTCAGCCAGTCACATTGAGGTCCACAACTGCGAGCTCAAAAAGAAAGCAG GTGATATTAGCTATGCATCTGGCACTTACCGGCTCTTCAAGTTGCCCAAAAAGCTTGAGATGTCAAGTGCAATAGTGACCTACAAGGGGACAGTGCCTGACTACCCATGTCAGCTGGAGTTTGACTCCTCCCACTGCTTCAAG AAGGACGTGGCGCTGCAGGTGGATGGGGAGATGGCTGCTATCCTTCAGTGCTCTCGCTTCTCCTCGGACTTCTGCATCCAGAAG TACGGCCACCTCAACCCATTTCTGCTGGCCGATAAGCTGGGCTCCTCAGTGAAGCAGTGCTCCAAAACAGGCAAAGCCGCAGGAGGCTGTGGGGAGACCTAA
- the LOC139547964 gene encoding arsenite methyltransferase-like isoform X1: MPTAVKPRKRRISKFILSLLLKKYLFVNMSTQVHDNVKQYYGSRLESTCDLQTNAACSLACRPMPKSAIEALNLVHPEVTKRFFGCGLPVPEKLQGCRILDLGSGSGRDCYALSKLVGETGHVTGIDMTEELILVSRKYIPYHQEKFGFEKPNTTFLQGYMEKLTAAGVENDSMDIIVSNCVICLCPDKKTVLREAYKVLKEGGELYYSDMYASNVVPDHLKEDSVLWGEGMGGSLYWRDFISLVQEVGFSTPHLISASHIEVHNCELKKKAGDISYASGTYRLFKLPKKLEMSSAIVTYKGTVPDYPCQLEFDSSHCFKKDVALQVDGEMAAILQCSRFSSDFCIQKYGHLNPFLLADKLGSSVKQCSKTGKAAGGCGET; this comes from the exons ATGCCAACTGCAGTTAAACCTCGAAAAAGAAGGATTTCAAAGTTCATCCTGAGTCTGCttctaaaaaaatatttatttgtcAACATGTCAACACAAGTCCATGACAATGTCAAG CAATATTATGGTTCTCgcctggagtccacctgtgatctGCAGACCAATGCTGCCTGCTCTCTAGCCTGCAGGCCAATGCCCAAGAGTGCTATAGAGGCCCTCAATCTCGTTCACCCTGAAGTAACCAAACG GTTCTTTGGCTGTGGTCTTCCTGTTCCAGAGAAACTTCAGGGCTGCAGAATCTTGGACCTGGGCAGCGGTTCCGGCAGAGACTGCTATGCCCTCAGTAAACTGGTTGGCGAGACTGGCCATGTCACAGGCATTGATATGACTGAGGAACTG ATTCTAGTCTCCCGTAAATACATCCCATACCACCAGGAGAAGTTTGGCTTTGAGAAACCCAACACCACCTTCCTCCAGGGGTATATGGAGAAGCTAACTGCAGCTGGCGTTGAGAATGACTCTATGGATATCATAGT GTCAAACTGTGTCATCTGTTTATGCCCTGATAAGAAAACGGTGCTACGTGAAGCCTATAAGGTCCTCAAG GAGGGTGGTGAATTATACTACAGTGACATGTATGCCAGCAATGTTGTTCCTGACCACTTAAAAGAAGATTCAGTTCTGTGGG GTGAGGGAATGGGCGGTTCCCTCTATTGGCGCGACTTTATCTCATTGGTCCAGGAGGTGGGCTTCAGCACGCCTCACCTCATCTCAGCCAGTCACATTGAGGTCCACAACTGCGAGCTCAAAAAGAAAGCAG GTGATATTAGCTATGCATCTGGCACTTACCGGCTCTTCAAGTTGCCCAAAAAGCTTGAGATGTCAAGTGCAATAGTGACCTACAAGGGGACAGTGCCTGACTACCCATGTCAGCTGGAGTTTGACTCCTCCCACTGCTTCAAG AAGGACGTGGCGCTGCAGGTGGATGGGGAGATGGCTGCTATCCTTCAGTGCTCTCGCTTCTCCTCGGACTTCTGCATCCAGAAG TACGGCCACCTCAACCCATTTCTGCTGGCCGATAAGCTGGGCTCCTCAGTGAAGCAGTGCTCCAAAACAGGCAAAGCCGCAGGAGGCTGTGGGGAGACCTAA